The following coding sequences are from one Seonamhaeicola sp. ML3 window:
- the rplS gene encoding 50S ribosomal protein L19, with amino-acid sequence MESLVKFVQDEFVTRKDLPEFGAGDTITVYYEIKEGSKTRTQFFKGVVIQRRGSGTSETFTIRKMSGSIGVERIFPVNLPALQKIEVNKRGKVRRARIFYFRGLTGKKARIKESRN; translated from the coding sequence ATGGAATCTTTAGTAAAATTTGTACAAGACGAATTTGTAACAAGAAAAGACTTACCAGAATTTGGTGCTGGTGACACCATTACAGTGTATTACGAAATTAAAGAAGGTAGTAAAACAAGAACACAGTTCTTTAAAGGCGTTGTAATTCAAAGAAGAGGATCTGGAACTTCAGAAACCTTTACAATTAGAAAAATGTCTGGATCAATTGGGGTAGAAAGAATCTTCCCAGTTAATTTACCTGCTTTACAAAAAATAGAAGTTAATAAACGTGGTAAAGTACGTAGAGCACGTATATTCTACTTTAGAGGACTTACTGGTAAAAAAGCTAGAATTAAAGAAAGTAGAAACTAG
- the trmD gene encoding tRNA (guanosine(37)-N1)-methyltransferase TrmD has translation MRIDIITVLPELLKSPFEASILKRAIEANLVEVHFHNLRDYTTDNYKSVDDYQFGGGAGMVMMIEPIDKCIAGLKSERNYDEIIYMTPDGKTLNQGIANQLSLKENIIILCGHYKGVDQRVRDHFITKEISIGDYVLSGGELGAAVLCDSIIRLIPGVLGNETSALTDSFQDNLLAPPIYTRPRDYKGWEVPEVLFSGNFPEIEKWRENQAYQRTKERRPDLLDD, from the coding sequence ATGCGTATTGACATCATTACCGTTTTACCAGAATTACTTAAAAGCCCGTTTGAAGCATCCATTTTAAAACGAGCCATAGAGGCCAATTTGGTAGAAGTCCATTTTCATAATTTAAGGGATTACACCACAGATAACTACAAAAGTGTAGACGATTACCAATTTGGTGGCGGTGCTGGTATGGTGATGATGATAGAACCTATTGATAAATGCATTGCGGGTTTAAAATCTGAAAGGAATTATGACGAAATCATTTATATGACACCAGATGGAAAAACTTTAAACCAAGGCATTGCTAATCAATTATCCTTAAAAGAGAACATCATTATTCTATGTGGACACTACAAAGGTGTAGACCAAAGGGTAAGAGACCACTTTATAACCAAGGAAATCTCAATTGGAGACTATGTGTTATCAGGTGGGGAATTAGGAGCCGCCGTACTTTGCGATTCCATAATCAGATTAATACCAGGTGTTTTGGGCAATGAAACCTCTGCACTTACAGACTCTTTCCAAGACAATTTATTGGCCCCGCCAATTTATACGCGCCCCAGAGATTACAAAGGCTGGGAAGTTCCTGAAGTTTTATTTAGCGGTAATTTTCCTGAAATTGAAAAATGGCGTGAAAATCAAGCATACCAGCGAACAAAAGAACGCAGACCTGATTTATTGGATGATTAA
- a CDS encoding TIR domain-containing protein, with protein sequence MNIITTKDEFLDWITKTDSDYNEKGFKYNNYRVGSGMLTLNEVVVERVDITYKSFIATEFKNCAFVGCDFNHSVFSSCTFIDCKFIDCKFYESKFLELDLVDSTFDSCTIMCLELSDVITERLLFIDCPEILDLRLRGFGSRIITFIRCYLHHLDIEPIRFSDSFPKEKDSEKLDFKDCVIKESSFDRIDFKKSVFRHCSLSLIQISSCELSSETFDYSNKTPGNEFNMIDIRTILNSPTIEKTVLEHIFGINSSDIKEYLIDLTSEIQFQSIFISYSFKDQQFAKTINEILNRRGIITFLWEYDSPGGKTLKNIMSSNIKEKDRVLFIASKDSIKSKACQFELSKGREKQEITWNDVLFPIHIDNFLFDLEKEQIRPIENQDEYWKNIEELRKLNSLDFSDFVNPDSRDEHKFEKLIYRLIKGLRK encoded by the coding sequence TTGAATATTATTACAACAAAAGATGAATTTTTAGATTGGATTACAAAAACTGATTCTGACTATAACGAAAAAGGATTCAAATACAACAACTATAGAGTTGGAAGTGGTATGCTCACATTAAACGAAGTTGTTGTTGAAAGAGTAGATATTACATATAAATCATTTATTGCCACCGAATTTAAAAACTGTGCTTTTGTAGGATGCGATTTTAACCATTCGGTTTTTTCATCTTGTACCTTTATAGATTGTAAGTTTATTGATTGTAAATTTTATGAATCCAAATTTTTAGAACTTGATTTGGTAGATAGTACTTTCGACAGTTGTACAATTATGTGTTTGGAGTTATCTGACGTAATTACAGAAAGATTACTTTTCATCGATTGTCCAGAAATTTTAGATTTAAGATTAAGAGGTTTTGGTAGTAGAATTATAACTTTTATTAGATGTTATTTACATCATCTTGATATAGAACCAATCCGTTTTAGTGATAGTTTTCCCAAAGAAAAAGATTCTGAAAAATTAGATTTTAAGGATTGTGTAATTAAAGAATCAAGTTTTGATAGAATTGACTTCAAAAAGAGTGTTTTCAGGCACTGTAGTTTATCACTAATTCAAATTTCATCTTGCGAATTATCAAGTGAGACTTTTGATTATTCTAATAAAACACCAGGAAATGAATTTAATATGATTGATATAAGGACAATCTTAAATTCACCTACCATTGAAAAAACTGTTCTTGAGCATATTTTTGGAATCAACAGTTCTGATATAAAAGAATACTTAATTGATTTAACTTCAGAAATCCAATTTCAATCAATTTTTATCTCATATAGTTTTAAAGACCAACAGTTTGCCAAAACCATTAATGAAATATTAAATAGAAGAGGAATTATTACATTTTTATGGGAATATGATTCACCAGGCGGAAAAACCCTAAAAAATATTATGTCCTCTAATATAAAAGAGAAAGACAGAGTATTATTTATTGCATCTAAAGATTCAATTAAGAGCAAAGCCTGTCAATTCGAGTTATCAAAAGGGAGAGAGAAACAAGAAATAACTTGGAATGATGTTCTATTTCCTATACATATTGATAATTTTCTATTTGATTTAGAAAAAGAACAAATAAGACCTATTGAAAATCAGGACGAATATTGGAAAAACATTGAAGAATTAAGGAAATTAAATTCTTTAGACTTTTCAGATTTTGTAAATCCAGATTCAAGAGACGAGCATAAATTTGAAAAACTGATTTATAGATTAATAAAAGGATTAAGAAAATAA
- a CDS encoding peptidylprolyl isomerase, with translation MKLKFLFTFFSFLFLTSVNSQNTKDEVLFTVGEDSIMVSEFLRVYNKNLDLVQDESQRDIDEYLKLFTSYKLKIKEAKRLGLHKKPDYLQELDKYKKQLAQSYMRDPKVTDALLEEAYERLCYEIKADHILVKVPQNASPRDTLAAYNKLVKLRERALEEGFEKVRSEVHNGKTVFGEKLGYFSGFKMVYPFESAAYNTPVDSISQPFRTRFGYHIVKVYDKIKSRGEVTVAHIMTMNKAGDSVSKPEVKIKEVYNKLQQGESFESLAKQFSEDTSSADKGGELEPFESSQISAVKFEEVAFSLVNEGDVSEPFQSAYGWHIVKLLNRKLVPPYLDMKSELEAKVKRDDRSKLIDEALYTSLKQQYGVKDNDKALQYFETILNEDFFKRLWKLPAGFKADEALVNIGDKQLIYQDFGSFLIELQKGRVYKRPIKAFVEEQYEAFLNKNLVSYKESKLEEENVEYANILSEYRDGLLLFDLMENTIWNTSETDSISIRDFYEKNKNKYIVPEQIDAIVASASKQGTLKKVSKYLEQGKRVEDIKELINTDKKVKVIFSSDIMDAKNQALPEKLPFKKGVSEIYKHNDAYVLVKINDVIPQAQKSFDDAKGSVISDYQTQKEITWIDNLRAEFSVVVNQDVLEKVKSKLKK, from the coding sequence ATGAAATTAAAATTTTTATTCACGTTTTTTTCTTTTCTTTTTTTAACATCAGTTAACTCTCAAAATACTAAAGATGAGGTACTTTTTACGGTTGGGGAGGATTCTATCATGGTATCTGAATTTTTAAGGGTCTATAATAAGAATTTAGACTTGGTACAGGATGAATCGCAAAGAGACATCGATGAATATTTAAAGCTTTTTACCAGTTATAAACTAAAGATCAAAGAGGCCAAACGTTTGGGTTTGCATAAAAAACCTGATTACTTACAAGAATTAGACAAATACAAAAAACAATTAGCACAGAGCTACATGAGGGACCCCAAGGTTACCGATGCACTATTGGAAGAAGCCTACGAAAGACTATGTTATGAAATAAAAGCAGACCATATTCTTGTAAAAGTGCCACAGAATGCTAGTCCTAGAGATACTTTAGCAGCTTACAACAAGCTGGTTAAGTTAAGGGAAAGAGCATTAGAAGAAGGTTTTGAAAAAGTACGAAGTGAGGTACATAATGGCAAAACCGTATTTGGTGAGAAATTAGGTTATTTTTCAGGTTTTAAAATGGTTTACCCTTTTGAGTCGGCAGCATATAATACTCCAGTAGATAGTATTTCTCAACCATTTAGAACAAGGTTCGGCTATCACATTGTTAAGGTCTACGATAAGATAAAGTCTAGAGGAGAAGTTACGGTTGCTCATATTATGACCATGAATAAAGCTGGTGATTCTGTTTCGAAACCAGAGGTGAAAATCAAGGAGGTTTACAACAAACTACAGCAGGGAGAGTCTTTCGAGTCTCTAGCCAAACAATTCTCTGAGGATACAAGTTCTGCCGACAAAGGCGGCGAGCTTGAACCGTTTGAAAGTAGTCAAATTAGTGCTGTTAAGTTCGAAGAAGTTGCTTTTAGCTTGGTAAATGAAGGTGATGTTTCAGAGCCTTTTCAATCGGCTTATGGTTGGCATATTGTTAAACTGTTAAATCGAAAATTGGTGCCTCCATACTTGGATATGAAGTCTGAATTGGAAGCAAAAGTAAAAAGAGACGATCGCTCTAAACTTATAGATGAAGCGCTTTATACCTCTCTTAAGCAGCAATACGGGGTTAAGGATAATGATAAAGCGTTACAGTATTTCGAAACTATTTTAAATGAAGATTTCTTTAAAAGACTGTGGAAGTTGCCGGCAGGTTTTAAAGCAGATGAAGCTTTGGTCAACATAGGAGATAAGCAACTTATCTATCAAGATTTTGGTTCGTTTTTGATAGAGTTACAAAAAGGAAGGGTTTACAAAAGACCAATCAAAGCTTTCGTAGAAGAGCAATACGAAGCATTTCTTAATAAGAATTTAGTGAGTTATAAAGAAAGCAAATTGGAAGAGGAAAATGTTGAGTACGCCAATATTCTCTCTGAGTACAGGGATGGATTGCTGTTATTTGATTTAATGGAAAATACCATTTGGAACACTTCAGAAACAGACTCAATATCCATAAGAGACTTCTACGAAAAAAATAAAAACAAATACATTGTTCCAGAACAAATAGATGCTATAGTAGCTTCTGCCTCTAAGCAAGGAACCTTAAAAAAAGTTTCAAAATATTTAGAGCAAGGAAAGCGTGTAGAGGATATCAAAGAATTGATAAATACAGATAAAAAGGTAAAGGTTATCTTTAGTTCGGATATCATGGATGCTAAAAACCAAGCTCTGCCCGAAAAATTACCTTTTAAAAAGGGTGTTTCTGAAATATATAAGCATAATGATGCCTATGTTTTGGTTAAAATCAACGATGTAATCCCACAAGCTCAAAAATCTTTTGATGATGCTAAGGGAAGCGTTATTAGTGATTATCAAACCCAAAAAGAGATTACATGGATAGACAATTTAAGAGCGGAATTTTCCGTTGTGGTTAATCAAGATGTTCTAGAAAAAGTAAAATCAAAACTCAAGAAATAG
- a CDS encoding peptidyl-prolyl cis-trans isomerase: MRNILIIFAFSMFIYSCEYLKRPPEVEAVARVNDSYLSYSDLKGLVNQGTSKDDSIFIVENFINRWATQQLLVDGAILNLSESTQQNFDKLVNQYKTDLYAKAYMEALVKQSIDTLVTNKEVQEYYDNNKEVFKLNEELIKFRYVHVDENIIDYNKIKEKFERFEANDKVELDSISIQFKSYSLNDSIWIKLSQVITKIPVINSENKNELLKKSNFIQLKDSLGVYLMQINDVLLRNETAPLEYVKPTIDQIVINKRKLELIRQLEKDITKDAIKNKQFEIYK; encoded by the coding sequence GTGCGCAATATACTCATCATATTTGCTTTCTCCATGTTTATTTATTCTTGCGAATACCTAAAGCGACCACCTGAAGTTGAAGCAGTAGCTAGGGTTAACGATAGTTATCTGTCTTATAGTGACTTAAAGGGGTTGGTAAATCAAGGAACTAGTAAAGATGATAGTATATTTATTGTAGAGAATTTCATTAACCGTTGGGCTACACAACAGCTATTGGTAGATGGGGCTATTCTTAATTTAAGTGAATCTACCCAACAAAATTTCGATAAGCTAGTAAATCAATACAAAACAGATTTATATGCCAAGGCGTATATGGAGGCTCTGGTAAAACAAAGTATCGATACTTTGGTTACTAACAAAGAAGTTCAAGAGTATTACGACAACAACAAAGAAGTTTTCAAATTGAATGAAGAACTCATAAAGTTTAGATACGTTCATGTTGATGAAAATATTATCGATTACAATAAAATCAAAGAGAAATTCGAACGCTTCGAAGCTAACGATAAAGTTGAATTAGATTCCATTTCAATTCAGTTTAAATCATACTCTTTAAACGACTCTATTTGGATTAAGCTAAGTCAAGTAATTACTAAGATTCCAGTCATTAATTCTGAAAATAAAAATGAACTGTTAAAAAAATCTAATTTTATACAGCTCAAAGACTCATTAGGAGTATATTTGATGCAAATAAATGATGTGCTGCTTAGAAATGAAACAGCACCTCTAGAGTATGTAAAGCCTACTATAGACCAAATAGTTATAAACAAAAGAAAGCTAGAGCTAATTAGGCAACTAGAAAAAGATATTACCAAAGATGCTATTAAAAACAAACAGTTTGAAATATATAAATAG
- a CDS encoding peptidylprolyl isomerase, whose amino-acid sequence MKYINRCLIATLLFANALVAQEVIEDKPQEHPIEKKQDSVPSNFNTVKVDGIAAVVGDFIILESDIPKEREQIIAAGGNLDGVSNCQLMGSLLENKLYAHHAIQDSIIVSDVEIRQQVDYQIQQFLQYFGGSMEKLLAYYKKEDEQSFKDEMFEINKNTELAKRMRSKIVQEVEITPEEVREYFNKIPKESRPTFGTELKVAQIVAEPKISEEEEQRIIDKLNGFREDVMERGASFRSKAVLYGEDPGLKQSGYIYTLDRKKPRMVREFRQAAFALKEGEVSEPFKTDFGYHIVYCQKIRGQQYDVSHVLLKPRISNKAIQDAKERLEKVRQRIIDGDITFADAAREASDEKATRNDGGQLINPETQDYNFELTRMEPSLYAQIQNLKDNEVSLVLKDEDNRGKVSYKLLTVTDRIDEHKADYARDFLKIKELALKEKQLKSIEEWQAKKIIDTYVKIEGDYKSCNFSGNWLKK is encoded by the coding sequence TTGAAATATATAAATAGATGTTTAATTGCAACCTTGCTATTTGCTAACGCACTTGTAGCTCAGGAAGTTATTGAAGATAAACCCCAAGAACACCCAATCGAAAAAAAACAAGATTCGGTACCGTCTAATTTCAACACTGTTAAAGTAGATGGTATTGCTGCGGTTGTGGGTGATTTTATCATTTTAGAATCTGATATACCTAAGGAACGGGAACAAATAATTGCAGCTGGAGGTAATTTAGATGGCGTTTCAAATTGTCAATTAATGGGGTCGCTTTTAGAGAACAAACTTTATGCACACCATGCCATTCAGGATAGTATTATTGTTTCAGATGTTGAAATAAGACAACAGGTAGATTATCAAATTCAACAGTTTTTACAATACTTTGGTGGCTCAATGGAGAAGCTTTTAGCGTATTATAAGAAGGAAGACGAACAGAGTTTTAAAGACGAAATGTTCGAAATCAACAAGAATACCGAATTGGCTAAAAGAATGCGAAGTAAGATTGTACAGGAAGTAGAGATAACGCCAGAGGAAGTTCGCGAATATTTCAACAAAATTCCTAAAGAAAGCAGACCAACATTTGGAACAGAACTAAAGGTTGCTCAAATAGTTGCAGAGCCCAAGATATCTGAAGAAGAAGAACAGCGCATTATTGATAAATTAAATGGATTTAGAGAAGATGTCATGGAGCGAGGCGCTAGTTTTAGGTCTAAAGCTGTTTTGTATGGGGAAGACCCAGGGTTAAAACAATCTGGATATATCTATACATTAGATAGGAAAAAACCAAGGATGGTTAGAGAGTTTAGGCAGGCCGCTTTTGCATTAAAAGAAGGTGAAGTATCTGAACCCTTCAAGACCGATTTTGGATACCATATTGTGTATTGCCAAAAGATTAGGGGGCAGCAATACGATGTAAGTCACGTATTGCTAAAACCTAGAATATCAAATAAAGCCATTCAAGATGCCAAAGAACGTTTGGAAAAAGTTAGGCAACGTATCATAGATGGAGATATCACTTTTGCAGACGCTGCCAGAGAAGCCAGCGACGAAAAAGCTACAAGAAATGATGGTGGACAGTTGATAAATCCTGAAACTCAAGATTATAATTTTGAGTTAACAAGAATGGAACCCTCCTTATACGCCCAAATTCAAAACCTAAAGGATAACGAAGTAAGTTTAGTTCTTAAAGATGAGGATAATAGAGGAAAAGTATCGTACAAGCTTTTAACAGTTACCGATAGGATCGATGAACATAAGGCCGATTATGCCAGAGATTTCTTGAAAATTAAGGAATTGGCGTTAAAGGAGAAACAATTAAAATCTATTGAGGAATGGCAAGCCAAAAAAATTATTGATACCTATGTAAAAATCGAAGGTGATTATAAAAGTTGTAATTTTTCTGGTAACTGGTTAAAAAAATAA
- a CDS encoding MoxR family ATPase, translating to MSDVKAIEQFVKKYKDLKQEIAKIIVGQDTVVNQILISIFSGGHSLLIGVPGLAKTLMVNTIAQTLGLDFKRIQFTPDLMPSDILGSEILDEDRHFKFVKGPIFANIILADEINRTPPKTQAALLEAMQERAVTVAGHHYKLDLPYFVLATQNPIEQEGTYPLPEAQLDRFMFAINLEYPTFQEEVQVVKATTNDEKVSVNAMFTAKEILDFQHVIRRIPVADNVIEYAVEMVGKTRPNGDKATDLVKEYIDWGAGPRASQNLILAAKTHAAINGKFSPDKEDVQAVASGILRHRIIKNYKAEAEGISENQIITSLF from the coding sequence ATGTCCGACGTAAAAGCTATTGAACAGTTTGTAAAAAAGTATAAAGATCTTAAACAAGAAATAGCCAAAATTATTGTTGGTCAAGATACCGTTGTAAATCAAATCCTTATTTCTATTTTTTCAGGCGGCCATTCTTTGCTTATTGGCGTACCTGGATTAGCTAAAACTTTAATGGTAAATACCATTGCCCAAACCTTAGGATTAGACTTTAAGCGTATTCAATTTACTCCAGATTTAATGCCCAGTGATATCTTGGGAAGTGAAATCCTTGATGAAGACCGCCATTTTAAGTTTGTAAAGGGACCCATTTTTGCTAACATTATCCTGGCTGATGAAATTAACAGAACACCACCAAAAACACAAGCTGCACTTTTAGAGGCCATGCAAGAACGCGCAGTTACTGTTGCAGGACATCATTATAAACTGGATTTGCCTTATTTTGTTTTAGCAACACAGAACCCTATTGAACAAGAAGGTACCTACCCATTGCCCGAAGCTCAACTAGACCGTTTTATGTTTGCCATTAATCTAGAGTACCCTACATTTCAAGAAGAGGTTCAGGTCGTAAAAGCTACTACCAATGATGAAAAGGTAAGTGTGAATGCGATGTTTACTGCTAAAGAGATTCTTGATTTTCAACATGTAATTAGAAGAATTCCTGTTGCAGATAATGTTATTGAATATGCTGTAGAAATGGTTGGTAAAACAAGGCCAAATGGAGATAAAGCTACAGATTTAGTAAAAGAGTATATCGATTGGGGAGCAGGGCCTAGAGCTTCACAAAACTTAATATTAGCGGCAAAGACTCATGCTGCTATAAATGGGAAATTCTCACCAGACAAAGAAGATGTTCAGGCTGTAGCCAGTGGTATCCTCCGTCACAGAATAATAAAAAATTACAAGGCAGAAGCCGAGGGTATTTCAGAAAACCAAATAATTACGAGTCTGTTTTAG
- a CDS encoding SCO family protein — protein sequence MNISTKRLFKYFSAILALIIVSCESTKNNLPVLSYNFDSNGNKINYSISYKGKFKNQNGKLFTNKDLKGKVFIANFFFTRCPSICPPMKLQLTNLAKDFLYHDNFLIVSHTIDPYKDTPARLKEYSISTGIPDDRWFFLTSSEKNTKALAKQYKTNFKPNENGTDFYHSSFTALVDSDGLIRGFYDLLIPNEIELLKQDINTLLNH from the coding sequence ATGAACATATCAACTAAAAGATTATTTAAATATTTCTCAGCCATACTCGCCCTTATCATTGTTTCTTGTGAGTCTACAAAAAACAACCTTCCTGTTTTAAGTTATAATTTTGACTCTAATGGCAATAAGATAAATTACAGTATATCTTACAAGGGGAAATTTAAAAATCAAAATGGAAAACTCTTTACCAATAAAGACCTAAAAGGTAAGGTATTTATAGCCAATTTCTTTTTTACTCGTTGCCCAAGTATTTGCCCACCCATGAAACTACAGTTAACAAATCTGGCTAAAGATTTCTTATACCATGATAATTTCTTAATTGTTTCCCACACCATAGACCCTTACAAAGACACTCCGGCAAGACTTAAAGAATATTCTATTTCTACAGGAATCCCAGATGATAGATGGTTTTTCTTAACATCTTCAGAAAAAAACACAAAAGCATTGGCTAAACAATATAAAACGAATTTTAAACCCAATGAAAATGGTACGGATTTCTATCATAGTAGCTTTACCGCTCTTGTAGATAGTGATGGGTTAATTAGAGGCTTTTACGACTTGCTTATTCCGAATGAAATTGAGCTTTTAAAACAAGATATCAACACTCTCTTGAACCACTAA
- a CDS encoding MauE/DoxX family redox-associated membrane protein — MQKIINKDVLFWTRLAVFLAFMIPFFICYDLWFSERLFPLVPVFDNLLVPNYTFDVILITLFVLLFFVFVFYPKWTIGIPIIIIYTYWVLLDQNRIQNFFFEIILMVFAMTEFRYNNILNKRCILIILIGTYFWSGLHKFNPIFLERWSLGLSRRISFVPSFFRDVFTYAVPFLEASFGVCLIFSNTRKIGIWLLALMHTIILVTLTMSNYGFVVFPLNIFNVFVLFFLFYRKPFNESVFKLNFTKSYIVFFVAILFPVLNFFGYYDHILSFSYFSGKPKYCRIYFSSSEEAKQLPSNIRENIREHNSVYYIDFNEWAGKTLGILVYPEERVYIKLQKHINSFIDTPNTRLEFYGVAGGN, encoded by the coding sequence ATGCAAAAAATAATAAATAAGGATGTCTTGTTTTGGACTAGGCTAGCAGTTTTTCTGGCATTCATGATTCCTTTTTTTATATGTTACGATTTATGGTTTTCAGAGCGTTTATTCCCTCTAGTTCCTGTTTTTGATAATTTGTTGGTTCCAAATTATACTTTTGATGTTATACTCATAACTCTTTTTGTTTTATTGTTTTTTGTTTTTGTGTTTTACCCCAAGTGGACAATAGGAATTCCCATAATTATTATTTATACGTACTGGGTTTTACTAGATCAAAACAGAATTCAGAATTTCTTTTTCGAAATTATACTCATGGTTTTCGCCATGACAGAATTCAGATACAACAATATTTTAAATAAAAGATGTATACTCATTATCTTAATAGGTACTTATTTTTGGAGTGGCTTGCACAAATTTAATCCCATTTTTTTGGAAAGATGGTCTTTAGGGTTAAGCAGAAGAATTTCTTTTGTGCCGAGTTTTTTTAGAGATGTTTTTACTTATGCGGTACCATTTTTAGAGGCTTCTTTTGGAGTTTGTCTAATTTTTAGCAATACGCGAAAGATAGGGATATGGTTGCTGGCTCTAATGCATACAATAATATTGGTTACACTCACGATGTCTAATTATGGTTTTGTAGTTTTTCCACTTAATATTTTCAATGTTTTCGTTTTGTTTTTTCTTTTTTACAGGAAGCCATTTAACGAATCGGTTTTTAAGTTAAATTTCACTAAATCTTATATTGTGTTTTTTGTGGCCATCCTATTTCCCGTATTAAACTTTTTTGGCTATTACGATCATATTTTATCGTTTAGTTATTTTTCCGGTAAGCCTAAATATTGTAGAATTTATTTTTCAAGCTCTGAAGAAGCAAAGCAGTTGCCAAGTAACATAAGAGAGAACATTCGTGAGCATAATAGCGTTTATTATATAGATTTTAATGAGTGGGCTGGCAAAACATTGGGAATTTTAGTTTATCCCGAGGAGCGTGTATATATTAAATTACAGAAACATATTAACTCTTTTATCGATACCCCAAATACTAGATTGGAATTTTATGGGGTAGCCGGTGGTAACTGA
- a CDS encoding acyltransferase — protein MKKNTRRIFGLDLMRAGAIFFVLVSHLPMFFQDYNNVITDSLQVLGLYGVEIFFVLSGFLIGDILLKMLSDYQFTFKSVLLFWVRRWFRTLPLYFLVLSVNVILFYIINGSLPIHLWKYVFFLQNFKDEYLIFFPESWSLSVEEYTYLLAPLGLFFFIKLGKHFNIAKTRLFLYNTCTLCAVFLITKTQYYFNNVEYLQSFKSWNINLKSMVIYRIDAILFGFVLIYFFRTYFSFFKTHRLKFFITGSVLLAFLIISILVFPIGESNTFYWNVLFLPLSSIAIACILPFLYFFKLKHLGLSKWIEKISLYSYSMYLLHYSLTFLIIERFLDFTSLEFHSRIICSLLYLIVVFWLSKLSYSYFEKPVTDLRDSKIIKKFFRQ, from the coding sequence TTGAAAAAAAATACAAGAAGGATTTTTGGATTAGATTTAATGAGGGCTGGCGCTATTTTTTTTGTCTTGGTTTCACATTTACCAATGTTTTTTCAAGATTATAACAATGTAATAACAGATTCTTTGCAGGTTTTGGGTTTATATGGCGTAGAGATTTTCTTTGTATTAAGCGGTTTTTTAATTGGAGATATACTTTTGAAAATGCTTAGTGACTATCAATTTACATTTAAAAGTGTTTTATTATTTTGGGTTAGACGGTGGTTTAGGACATTACCATTATATTTTTTAGTGCTATCAGTCAACGTAATTTTATTTTATATTATCAATGGTTCTTTACCCATTCATCTGTGGAAATACGTTTTCTTTCTTCAAAACTTTAAAGATGAGTATTTGATATTCTTTCCAGAGTCCTGGAGTTTGTCTGTCGAGGAGTATACTTATTTATTAGCTCCATTGGGTTTGTTTTTCTTTATAAAATTGGGTAAACACTTTAATATTGCTAAGACTAGGCTTTTCCTATATAATACGTGTACCCTATGTGCTGTATTCCTCATAACCAAAACTCAGTATTACTTTAATAATGTTGAGTATTTACAATCATTTAAATCGTGGAATATTAATTTGAAATCTATGGTAATTTACAGGATAGATGCTATTCTTTTTGGTTTTGTATTAATCTATTTTTTTAGAACATATTTTTCGTTTTTTAAAACACACAGGTTGAAATTCTTTATTACAGGTTCAGTTTTATTAGCATTTTTGATAATTTCTATTTTAGTGTTCCCTATAGGTGAAAGTAATACCTTTTATTGGAATGTGCTTTTTCTACCCTTAAGTTCAATTGCAATTGCTTGTATTTTACCCTTCCTATATTTTTTTAAGTTAAAGCATTTAGGACTTAGTAAATGGATAGAAAAGATTAGTTTGTATTCTTACAGTATGTACTTGCTTCATTATAGTTTAACTTTTTTAATCATTGAACGATTTCTCGATTTTACTAGTTTGGAATTCCATTCAAGAATCATATGTTCATTACTCTACTTAATTGTTGTTTTTTGGTTATCAAAATTATCTTATTCTTATTTCGAAAAACCTGTAACAGATTTAAGGGATTCTAAAATCATCAAAAAGTTTTTTAGACAATAG